The proteins below are encoded in one region of Brachyspira intermedia PWS/A:
- a CDS encoding MATE family efflux transporter has protein sequence MNQNDKKIDIFENYPVYKALITLALPTILGMLVNVFYNMVDTFFVGQTNDPNQVAAVSLTMPIYLVLMSFGSIYGIGGASYISRSLGARNYDKAKQVSSFAFFASVITGFVCMIVFLLFLNNILKLSGASQNTYKFAKDYLLIVAFGAVFVVCQMSLGQIVRSEGSSKEAMIGMMLGTIINIILDPIMILYMNMGVAGAALATIIGNASSTLYYIWHIAKKSSFLSIRFKDFSLTKDILNNVFSIGFPVFMNNVLISIANILINNFASRYNDNVVAGLGVSQRIFMLVLLVFIGLGQGVQPFIGYNFASKNYKRMNASIKLSCLFSFVSGIIFLIFAFIFSKELIAIFIKNDEVIEYGSKFLIAAYSVAPIIGFQFVFISTFQALGKALPSLILSVCRQGIAFVPAIYFGTKFFGINGIIWSQPIADVVSILLSGGMYIYIYITTKKKNMLENEINS, from the coding sequence ATGAATCAGAACGATAAAAAAATAGATATATTTGAAAATTATCCAGTATATAAAGCATTAATAACATTGGCACTTCCAACTATACTAGGAATGCTTGTTAATGTATTTTATAATATGGTAGATACTTTTTTTGTAGGACAAACTAATGATCCTAATCAGGTAGCTGCTGTTTCTTTGACTATGCCTATTTATTTGGTTCTTATGTCATTCGGCTCTATATACGGAATAGGCGGAGCTTCTTACATATCTAGAAGTTTAGGTGCTAGGAATTATGATAAGGCGAAGCAGGTTTCATCTTTCGCTTTTTTTGCGAGCGTTATTACAGGCTTTGTATGTATGATAGTTTTTTTATTATTCTTAAATAATATACTAAAATTATCAGGAGCAAGCCAAAATACTTATAAATTTGCCAAAGACTATTTGCTTATAGTGGCATTCGGAGCGGTATTTGTAGTTTGTCAAATGTCATTGGGGCAGATTGTACGTTCTGAAGGTTCTTCAAAAGAGGCCATGATAGGTATGATGCTTGGTACTATAATAAATATCATATTAGATCCAATAATGATACTATATATGAATATGGGTGTTGCTGGTGCTGCTCTTGCCACTATAATAGGAAATGCTTCTTCTACATTATATTATATTTGGCATATAGCTAAAAAAAGCAGTTTCCTTTCAATAAGATTCAAAGATTTTTCATTAACAAAAGATATATTAAATAATGTGTTTTCAATAGGGTTCCCTGTGTTTATGAATAATGTTCTTATAAGTATAGCGAATATTTTAATAAATAACTTTGCCTCAAGATATAATGATAATGTTGTGGCAGGGCTTGGAGTTTCACAAAGAATATTTATGCTTGTTCTTCTAGTATTCATAGGATTAGGACAAGGGGTACAGCCTTTTATAGGATACAATTTTGCCTCAAAAAATTATAAAAGAATGAATGCTTCAATAAAACTTTCATGCCTATTTAGTTTTGTATCAGGAATAATATTTTTAATTTTTGCTTTTATATTCTCAAAAGAGCTTATAGCGATATTTATAAAGAATGATGAAGTTATAGAATACGGCTCTAAATTTTTAATAGCTGCATATTCCGTAGCTCCTATTATAGGATTTCAATTTGTATTTATATCAACATTTCAGGCATTAGGAAAAGCATTGCCTTCTTTGATATTATCCGTATGCAGACAGGGAATAGCATTTGTACCTGCGATATATTTCGGTACAAAATTTTTTGGAATTAATGGCATAATATGGTCACAGCCTATAGCAGACGTTGTTTCTATACTATTATCTGGTGGAATGTACATCTATATTTATATAACAACAAAAAAGAAAAACATGCTTGAAAATGAGATTAATTCATAA
- a CDS encoding methyl-accepting chemotaxis protein — MGIKIRIILIIVGVMVLVAFSTNFLSNTLNTETFSTVIERSLDNRFRLIEKEFEYNILSAREESAKISTTLSVVYNNIKNFTIDDRDEYFKNFLSATVNESQLYFNRIVSVLFHPNAIADGNEPFTLYRYSTFNKEFTKVNTTNKAMWDVLTNTYGQTYKSILRRQILKPYMINEGPHIGMTFNIASTIPDIQNEEKIVGIANVGVLFNYSTENIKDILNIEGADIMVIDKRNSAIINSKNPDIVNGRLDILYPQYYEVFNSNLTAGFSKTDNIEINNTLCKAYVANIAGLINIVMLIPNSYYTAQIKDMNDAIFYTIIIAFLMAIVTIIFFIKLLFSSITKISDAIGNSVDNKDLTVKIPAVSGSDEIGEMTKWVGLLNNSLQSVLSSVKRTILTSKKQSDTLSQKISDNLEIIYGINNNIEVIKNNVNDELNQVELVESSNQNMQEYIASNTSNIDSVEKDTRELQSKIIEEGENIEQIAASVEEMSKTIENIDAIISKATNKAKDLSLASVKSKEKMQATSMATGDLRNALGFISNFVSSIRNIAHQTNLLAMNAAIEAAHAGKYSSGFAVVAEEIRKLSEVSNEQADNANKVLQNIEEKIIITTNDLTESTEQFDILTKDVQEVTEIMDTVHVSSVEQLKAINEIVDSITKISQSSDHIKTQYIDMADKLGNIRNSLESLNNISISTSKTMNKLKTISESIHTSVVNISDSSNDLSTSANVMNKFANDNNKLLSELESEISQYRIRDIKTKKDTVTQRVKGITLIILKEFIKTKFGEEGYQKWVTAMEPSSSLIFKNEISSKEWYPYMTSFHKPYKLVCDLFYAGANTGIKEISEYHYHQIIPKYIRPLLFFVPKHFALTYAAEHIFTDLFDPARIELIKARKKLLVVHLTNFNDDPEVIELAVLAWASLLLESLTHIRSTMEITKSIKDGEIYTEFVLKW; from the coding sequence ATGGGTATAAAGATTCGTATAATTTTAATAATAGTTGGAGTTATGGTTTTGGTGGCTTTCAGCACCAATTTCTTAAGTAATACTTTAAATACGGAAACTTTTTCTACTGTTATAGAAAGAAGTTTAGATAATAGATTTAGATTAATAGAAAAAGAATTTGAATATAATATACTTTCAGCAAGAGAAGAATCTGCCAAAATTTCTACAACACTTTCAGTTGTTTACAACAATATTAAAAATTTTACTATAGATGATAGAGATGAATACTTTAAAAATTTCTTATCCGCTACTGTAAATGAATCTCAATTATATTTTAATAGAATTGTTAGCGTTTTATTTCACCCTAATGCTATAGCTGATGGAAATGAACCTTTTACTCTATACAGATACTCCACTTTCAATAAAGAATTCACAAAAGTAAATACCACAAACAAAGCTATGTGGGATGTTTTGACAAATACTTATGGACAAACATACAAAAGTATATTACGCAGACAAATATTGAAACCATATATGATTAATGAAGGCCCTCATATTGGAATGACATTCAATATAGCTTCTACAATACCAGATATTCAAAATGAGGAAAAAATTGTTGGTATTGCAAATGTAGGAGTTCTTTTCAATTATTCTACAGAGAATATAAAAGATATTCTTAATATAGAAGGTGCCGATATAATGGTAATTGATAAAAGAAATTCAGCTATCATTAATTCAAAAAACCCTGATATAGTAAATGGAAGATTAGATATATTATATCCTCAATACTATGAAGTATTTAATTCTAATCTAACTGCAGGATTTAGTAAAACAGATAATATAGAAATAAATAATACTTTATGTAAAGCTTATGTTGCTAATATAGCAGGACTTATAAATATAGTAATGCTTATACCTAATTCATATTATACTGCTCAAATAAAAGATATGAATGATGCTATATTCTATACTATAATAATAGCATTTTTAATGGCAATAGTTACTATTATATTCTTCATCAAATTATTATTCAGTTCTATTACTAAAATATCTGATGCTATAGGTAATTCTGTTGATAATAAAGATTTAACTGTAAAAATACCTGCTGTTTCAGGAAGCGATGAAATAGGAGAGATGACTAAATGGGTTGGGCTTTTGAATAACTCACTTCAGTCAGTACTTTCAAGTGTAAAAAGAACTATTTTAACTTCTAAAAAACAAAGTGATACTCTTTCACAAAAAATTAGTGATAATTTAGAAATAATATATGGTATCAACAATAATATAGAAGTTATTAAAAATAATGTTAATGATGAATTGAATCAGGTAGAATTAGTAGAAAGCAGTAACCAAAATATGCAGGAGTATATAGCTTCAAATACTAGCAATATTGATTCAGTTGAAAAAGATACTAGAGAACTTCAAAGTAAAATCATTGAAGAAGGTGAAAATATAGAACAAATAGCTGCCTCAGTAGAGGAAATGAGCAAAACTATAGAAAATATAGATGCTATTATTTCTAAAGCTACAAATAAAGCTAAAGACTTGTCATTGGCTTCTGTAAAAAGTAAAGAGAAGATGCAGGCTACTTCTATGGCTACAGGAGACTTAAGAAATGCTTTAGGATTTATTTCTAATTTCGTAAGTTCTATTAGAAACATCGCACATCAAACAAACCTTTTGGCTATGAACGCTGCTATTGAGGCTGCACATGCCGGAAAATATAGTTCAGGTTTCGCGGTAGTTGCTGAAGAAATACGTAAATTATCTGAGGTTTCTAACGAGCAGGCTGATAATGCTAATAAAGTTCTTCAAAACATCGAAGAAAAAATCATTATCACTACTAATGATTTGACAGAATCTACAGAGCAATTTGATATACTTACAAAAGATGTACAGGAAGTTACAGAGATTATGGATACTGTGCATGTATCTTCTGTAGAACAGTTAAAGGCTATTAATGAGATAGTAGACTCTATCACTAAAATTTCTCAATCAAGTGATCATATTAAAACTCAATATATTGATATGGCTGATAAACTTGGAAATATAAGAAACAGTCTTGAATCTCTTAATAATATTTCTATTTCTACATCTAAGACTATGAATAAGCTCAAAACTATATCTGAGTCTATACATACTAGTGTAGTAAATATTTCTGACAGTTCCAATGATCTTTCTACTTCTGCAAATGTTATGAATAAATTTGCAAATGATAATAACAAACTATTATCAGAACTCGAATCAGAAATATCTCAATATAGAATTAGAGATATTAAAACTAAGAAAGATACTGTTACTCAAAGAGTTAAAGGTATTACATTAATAATATTAAAAGAATTCATAAAAACAAAATTCGGAGAAGAAGGATATCAGAAATGGGTAACTGCAATGGAGCCTTCATCTTCTTTAATATTTAAAAATGAAATATCAAGTAAAGAATGGTATCCTTATATGACTTCATTCCATAAACCTTATAAATTGGTATGTGATTTATTCTATGCTGGTGCTAATACAGGTATTAAGGAAATTTCAGAATACCATTACCATCAAATAATACCTAAATATATTAGACCATTACTTTTCTTTGTACCTAAGCATTTCGCTTTGACTTATGCTGCTGAACATATATTCACTGATTTATTTGATCCGGCTAGAATAGAGTTAATTAAAGCTAGAAAAAAATTATTGGTAGTTCATCTTACTAATTTCAATGATGATCCTGAAGTTATTGAGCTTGCTGTACTTGCTTGGGCTAGCCTTTTACTTGAATCTCTTACACATATTAGATCTACTATGGAAATTACTAAATCTATTAAAGATGGAGAGATTTACACAGAATTCGTACTTAAATGGTAA
- a CDS encoding fumarylacetoacetate hydrolase family protein, translating into MKFVSFVEWNNTESVGILSKDGNKVIAINEIISDFKCNNNPMIQLINMINENNDILNKLKYAEENFERAYSIENVKILSPIRKPIHDIICVGVNYSDHLGEIKKDMKDFKEVKAPVYFSKRAIEIIGFGDKIKSRFDLDECLDYEAELAVIIGKTAKDIKPEEVNDYIFGYSIFNDISSRDIQKKHSQWYKGKSLDSYSAMGPCIVHKDDFKLPLKLDIKSILNDEVRQSSNTKYMIHDINYLVSDISKGMTLEAGDIIATGTPGGVGMSFNPPKYMKSGDKIICSIENIGELINFVE; encoded by the coding sequence ATGAAATTTGTATCTTTTGTTGAATGGAATAATACGGAGTCTGTGGGTATATTAAGCAAGGACGGAAATAAAGTTATTGCTATTAATGAAATAATATCTGATTTCAAATGCAATAATAACCCTATGATACAATTAATAAATATGATAAATGAAAATAATGATATTCTAAATAAATTAAAATATGCTGAAGAAAATTTTGAAAGAGCATACTCTATAGAAAATGTTAAAATATTATCTCCTATAAGAAAGCCCATTCATGATATTATATGTGTAGGGGTTAATTACAGTGATCATCTAGGCGAAATAAAAAAGGACATGAAAGATTTTAAAGAAGTTAAAGCACCTGTATATTTTTCTAAAAGAGCTATAGAAATAATTGGTTTTGGGGACAAGATAAAATCAAGATTCGATTTAGATGAATGCCTTGACTATGAGGCTGAATTGGCTGTTATCATAGGAAAAACTGCAAAAGATATAAAGCCTGAAGAAGTTAATGATTATATATTCGGATATAGCATATTCAATGACATATCATCAAGAGACATACAAAAAAAACATTCACAGTGGTATAAAGGAAAAAGTTTAGATTCATACTCTGCTATGGGACCATGCATAGTTCATAAAGATGATTTTAAATTACCTTTAAAGCTAGATATAAAAAGTATTTTAAACGATGAAGTAAGACAATCCTCTAATACTAAATACATGATCCATGATATAAATTATTTAGTATCAGACATATCAAAAGGTATGACTTTAGAAGCAGGCGATATAATAGCAACAGGAACTCCGGGAGGTGTAGGAATGTCTTTTAATCCTCCTAAGTACATGAAAAGCGGAGATAAAATAATTTGCTCTATAGAAAATATAGGCGAACTTATAAATTTTGTTGAATAA
- the hisF gene encoding imidazole glycerol phosphate synthase subunit HisF, with translation MITKRIIPCLDVRDGRVVKGTNFEGLKDVDDPVELAKYYNNSLADELVFYDITASYEGRKLFVNVLEKVANEIFIPLTVGGGINTIKDFDMVLKSGADKVSVNSGAIKNPDLIREAAEKYGNQCVVLSIDIKRVNGKYSVFSKGGREDTGIDAIEWAVKGEKNGAGELVINSIDTDGVKNGFDIELLKEIADNVSIPLIASGGAGNLEHFKDVFQVKGVDAGLAASIFHFKEIDIKELKEYLQKNNIKVRL, from the coding sequence ATGATAACAAAGAGAATAATTCCATGCTTGGATGTAAGAGACGGCAGAGTTGTAAAGGGTACTAATTTTGAAGGTTTAAAAGATGTTGATGATCCTGTAGAGCTTGCCAAATATTATAATAATTCTTTAGCTGATGAGCTTGTATTTTATGATATTACGGCTTCTTATGAGGGAAGAAAATTATTTGTAAATGTACTTGAGAAAGTGGCAAATGAAATATTTATACCTCTTACAGTTGGCGGAGGAATAAACACTATAAAAGATTTTGATATGGTTTTGAAATCCGGAGCTGATAAGGTGAGCGTAAATTCAGGAGCTATAAAGAATCCTGATTTGATAAGAGAGGCAGCTGAAAAATACGGCAATCAATGCGTGGTTCTTTCTATAGATATAAAAAGAGTTAATGGAAAATATTCTGTATTTTCTAAGGGCGGAAGGGAAGATACAGGAATCGATGCGATTGAATGGGCTGTAAAAGGTGAGAAGAATGGGGCAGGGGAGCTTGTAATAAATAGTATTGATACAGACGGTGTAAAAAACGGCTTTGATATAGAATTACTTAAAGAAATAGCTGATAATGTTTCCATACCTTTAATAGCTTCAGGCGGAGCAGGAAACTTGGAGCATTTTAAAGATGTATTTCAGGTTAAAGGTGTTGATGCTGGGCTTGCTGCTTCGATATTCCACTTTAAAGAAATAGATATAAAAGAATTAAAAGAGTATCTTCAAAAAAATAATATCAAAGTAAGGCTTTAA
- a CDS encoding ComF family protein codes for MNNIFTAYKKFSIDNISITALGDLDKELGDELRAFKKKSIDFPIKITEQIKNYYSDYIKTNNKKFDIILYVPSNKNNGVMDFFADYIYKEFNIEKCEFIKIKKDIKEQKFLETLKERNENIKDAFEIVNYDKLKNKNILLIDDVYASGETIKEIIKIFKEFQFNYNLEILIFCYRNHIFS; via the coding sequence ATGAATAATATTTTTACTGCTTATAAAAAATTTAGTATAGACAATATATCCATAACAGCATTAGGAGATTTGGATAAAGAGCTTGGCGATGAATTAAGAGCATTCAAAAAAAAGAGTATTGATTTTCCTATAAAGATAACAGAACAAATAAAAAATTATTATTCTGATTATATAAAAACAAATAATAAAAAATTTGACATTATACTTTATGTGCCTTCAAATAAAAATAATGGTGTAATGGATTTTTTTGCTGATTATATATATAAAGAATTTAATATAGAAAAATGCGAATTTATAAAAATAAAAAAAGATATAAAAGAACAGAAATTTTTGGAAACTCTAAAAGAAAGAAATGAAAATATTAAAGATGCTTTTGAAATAGTAAATTATGATAAACTCAAAAACAAAAATATACTTTTAATAGATGATGTTTATGCATCAGGTGAAACTATAAAAGAGATTATAAAAATATTTAAAGAATTTCAATTCAATTATAATTTAGAGATACTAATTTTCTGTTATAGAAATCATATTTTTAGCTAA
- a CDS encoding PD-(D/E)XK nuclease family protein — MQELFLFPNYKAKNNYLKDRFKKYTLDITNYQTLHQYYRSSKEMFFENYKIDNNVQDIDESISIINIHNILFQYKEKNKEALISKQNTTYELAYTLYKLIEEITLAKFYGFKLEKYNNLKDINAIINLYKEYNKENNLLDEFDIFELFIKSIENKELEFLNTYESITIYNFEKIPPLHLIFLESLKKHYNKNIKVVMPYDMEKHFNNYKSFYQGIDNFEINETSNFAKALIGENKDINKYKDKIKFISGFGAKQEADTVIDEIIKLIESGVNPYDIGIIFSDIQSYSDIVSSRLKECQIKFNERRANFIWKVPIIPVLTSIFLILDKYNGEIDVDTLIKILSSAYIKLDGVNPYNIRDLIYSYEHFNSIEIFSKMSFKDFKNKISKKFEYNEASKSIAEFLDLLNNLVSKKSYKEIGLAYINILNFLNIGNIENTKDSEELDNIYDKKNEYFYRDNEALALFINLILEIAYTEKLENIDNQDISHFDFHSALNTILRDKSIGEDENRDITLTVSNLYDARGLKLKHIFILGMNNDFINRRPNAFFISAKFREAINKENKKIVFNTQSYLSDIHYALFLNILSSSYEDSNIYFSFRFKDEKGNLEIPFYYLENLYRELYNEDFKFESLEKNGLIYRKEYIQREDNIHTDKENLMSLFLYNDIAYKIDNAESIIDLVYHKQNKNIHHDFNNNEDIKNFFLNILKEKVSVTTLQAIMECPAKFFYSRLYSKESVESKIQGINYMDRGSAYHRFFQNFYEEVRNQYSDEGCHLIESEFNNYCNIANQVVEDHINKLIKSYSSKDLEEKYLLEYKFDLNVIREEALNVMSSFIKKEIINNKLKEEDEGAFYIPKYFEEKIGDEKDFVIYKNKDLSIKIRGIVDRIDLSYSDKKHKNINGVRIVDYKSSYKLEKPKGETQKDIIRETIRIYLQPILYLKYILSEYIKKNIEEKIKHCEVVFTVYREKEVINESQQINQMYNDRDMLLSICGFIDSEYNLTDYFDEVFNKILEGELVYISNITNCANCYNAPYCEKVYRKDDDES, encoded by the coding sequence ATGCAAGAATTATTTTTATTTCCAAATTATAAAGCAAAAAATAATTATCTAAAAGATCGTTTCAAAAAATATACTTTGGATATAACCAATTATCAAACACTGCATCAATACTATAGAAGCAGTAAAGAAATGTTTTTTGAAAATTATAAAATAGATAATAATGTTCAGGATATAGATGAATCAATATCAATAATCAATATTCATAATATATTATTTCAGTATAAAGAAAAAAATAAAGAAGCATTAATATCAAAACAAAATACAACTTATGAATTGGCATATACTTTATATAAACTTATAGAGGAAATAACATTAGCCAAGTTTTACGGATTTAAATTAGAAAAGTACAATAATCTTAAAGATATAAATGCAATAATAAATCTGTATAAAGAATACAATAAGGAAAATAATTTATTAGATGAATTTGATATTTTCGAGCTTTTTATAAAATCTATAGAAAATAAGGAATTAGAATTTTTAAATACTTATGAATCTATAACGATTTATAATTTTGAAAAAATTCCTCCTTTGCATTTGATATTTCTTGAATCTTTAAAAAAGCATTATAATAAAAATATAAAAGTTGTAATGCCTTATGATATGGAAAAGCATTTTAATAATTATAAATCATTCTATCAAGGTATTGATAATTTTGAAATAAATGAAACTTCAAATTTTGCTAAGGCTTTGATTGGAGAAAATAAGGATATAAATAAATATAAAGATAAAATAAAGTTTATATCCGGATTCGGTGCTAAACAAGAAGCTGACACTGTTATTGATGAGATAATTAAACTTATAGAAAGTGGAGTTAATCCTTATGATATAGGAATAATATTTTCAGATATTCAATCATACAGCGATATTGTTTCAAGCAGATTAAAAGAATGTCAAATAAAATTCAATGAAAGAAGAGCCAACTTTATATGGAAAGTTCCTATAATACCTGTGCTTACTTCAATATTTTTAATATTGGATAAGTATAATGGTGAAATAGATGTAGATACTTTAATAAAAATATTATCTTCTGCATATATAAAACTTGATGGTGTTAATCCTTATAATATAAGAGATTTGATTTATTCTTATGAGCATTTTAACTCCATAGAAATATTTTCAAAAATGTCTTTCAAAGATTTTAAAAATAAAATTTCTAAGAAGTTTGAATATAATGAGGCTTCAAAATCTATAGCGGAATTTTTGGATTTATTAAATAATCTTGTATCAAAGAAAAGCTATAAAGAAATAGGGCTTGCATATATAAATATTTTGAATTTTTTAAATATAGGAAACATAGAAAATACAAAAGATTCAGAAGAATTAGATAATATTTATGATAAAAAAAATGAATATTTCTATAGAGATAATGAGGCATTAGCTTTATTCATTAATCTTATATTGGAAATAGCATATACAGAAAAACTTGAAAATATAGATAATCAGGATATAAGCCATTTTGATTTTCATTCAGCTTTAAATACAATTTTAAGAGACAAATCTATAGGCGAAGATGAAAATAGAGATATAACTCTTACAGTAAGTAATTTATATGATGCCAGAGGTTTAAAATTAAAACATATATTTATATTAGGAATGAATAATGATTTTATAAATAGAAGACCTAATGCATTTTTTATAAGTGCCAAATTTAGAGAGGCAATAAATAAAGAAAATAAAAAAATAGTTTTCAATACTCAAAGCTATTTATCAGATATTCATTATGCTTTATTTTTAAATATATTGTCTTCAAGTTATGAGGATAGTAATATTTATTTTTCTTTTAGATTTAAAGATGAAAAAGGAAATTTGGAGATACCATTTTATTATCTAGAAAATCTTTATAGAGAATTATATAATGAAGATTTTAAATTTGAAAGTTTAGAGAAAAACGGACTCATATACAGAAAAGAATATATACAAAGAGAAGATAATATCCATACTGATAAAGAAAATCTTATGAGCCTATTTTTATATAATGATATAGCTTATAAAATTGATAATGCAGAAAGTATTATAGACCTTGTTTATCATAAGCAAAATAAAAATATACATCATGATTTTAATAACAATGAAGATATAAAAAATTTCTTTTTGAATATTTTAAAAGAGAAAGTATCCGTTACAACTTTACAGGCTATAATGGAATGTCCAGCTAAATTCTTCTATTCAAGATTATACTCAAAAGAATCTGTCGAGTCAAAAATACAAGGCATAAATTATATGGATAGAGGAAGTGCATATCATAGATTCTTTCAGAATTTCTATGAGGAAGTTAGAAATCAGTATTCAGATGAAGGATGCCATTTAATAGAAAGCGAATTTAATAATTACTGCAATATAGCAAATCAGGTTGTAGAAGATCATATAAATAAATTAATAAAGTCTTATTCTTCAAAGGATTTGGAAGAGAAGTATTTATTAGAATATAAATTTGATTTAAATGTTATAAGAGAAGAAGCATTAAATGTTATGTCATCTTTCATAAAAAAAGAAATCATAAATAATAAATTGAAAGAAGAAGATGAAGGAGCTTTCTATATACCAAAATATTTTGAAGAAAAAATAGGAGATGAAAAAGATTTTGTAATATATAAAAATAAAGATTTATCTATAAAAATAAGAGGTATAGTTGATAGAATTGATTTAAGTTACTCTGATAAAAAACATAAAAATATAAATGGTGTAAGAATAGTTGATTATAAGTCAAGTTATAAATTAGAAAAGCCTAAAGGCGAAACTCAAAAAGATATTATAAGAGAAACAATCAGAATATATTTACAGCCTATTTTATATTTAAAATATATACTTAGTGAATATATTAAAAAGAATATAGAAGAAAAAATAAAGCATTGTGAAGTAGTATTTACAGTATATAGGGAAAAAGAAGTTATAAATGAATCTCAGCAAATTAATCAGATGTATAATGACAGAGATATGCTTTTATCTATATGCGGGTTTATTGACAGTGAATACAATTTAACTGATTATTTTGATGAGGTGTTTAATAAAATTTTAGAAGGAGAATTAGTTTATATATCCAATATCACAAATTGTGCCAACTGTTATAATGCTCCTTACTGTGAAAAAGTATATAGAAAAGATGACGATGAAAGTTAA